From Cydia splendana chromosome 4, ilCydSple1.2, whole genome shotgun sequence, one genomic window encodes:
- the LOC134789868 gene encoding NADH dehydrogenase [ubiquinone] flavoprotein 2, mitochondrial-like, with the protein MFILKKYALPNLAHFRKISRTARLSSDELVVHRDSEDNNETTPFEFTDANMTRLKAIIKNYPIGSKRSALGAALDLVQRQMGWVPISAMHKVAETLGVPRMRVYEYATFYTMVKRSFKGKYHVKVCTTTPCMIMGSDTILQAAEQACGCKAGHVSPDGLFGVDKVQCAGACANAPVLIVEDDYYEDVTVCDVAEIICTIRNGGIPQAGPRSGRFAAEPSCGLTTLCNDPPKPGYGVQPALKK; encoded by the exons ATGTTTATTTTGAAGAAATACGCTTTACCAAAT CTAGCGCATTTTCGTAAAATTTCACGAACGGCGAGACTGAGTAGCGACGAACTGGTCGTTCACAGGGACTCCGAGGATAACAACGAGACGACGCCTTTCGAGTTCACCGACGCTAACATGACT AGACTAAAGGCGATAATAAAAAACTACCCAATTGGTTCGAAACGGTCCGCGCTGGGCGCCGCATTGGATCTCGTGCAGCGCCAGATGGGCTGGGTCCCGATATCTGCCATGCACAAGGTTGCAGAGACACTTGGCGTACCTCGAATGAGGGTCTACGAATATGCTACTTTTTACACCATGGTCAAAAG GTCTTTCAAAGGCAAGTACCACGTAAAGGTGTGCACAACAACGCCGTGCATGATCATGGGGTCGGACACGATCCTGCAGGCCGCGGAGCAGGCGTGCGGGTGCAAGGCGGGCCACGTGTCGCCTGACGGGCTATTCGGCGTGGATAAGGTGCAGTGCGCAGGCGCGTGCGCGAATGCGCCGGTGCTCATCGTAGAAGATGATTATTAC GAAGACGTTACGGTGTGTGATGTTGCGGAGATTATTTGTACCATAAGGAACGGCGGAATACCTCAAGCCGGACCTCG AAGTGGCAGGTTTGCCGCGGAACCCAGCTGCGGGTTAACGACCCTGTGCAACGATCCACCCAAACCTGGCTACGGCGTGCAGCCTGCgctgaaaaaataa